The following proteins are encoded in a genomic region of Phragmites australis chromosome 9, lpPhrAust1.1, whole genome shotgun sequence:
- the LOC133929532 gene encoding plant cysteine oxidase 1-like isoform X1, translating to MPVQVGGGKATEPRGKVELSPTAVADKGRASSKRNRRRQKKASSAAAPSFSPAPVAAMQRLFDTSREVFADSSPGFVPPPDAVARLSGLLNDLKPHDVGINSSMPYFKHVNSKGPPQVTYLHFYDCPKFSFGIFCLPKSAVIPLHNHPGMTVFSKILFGSMHLKSYDWARSPPDSNNSTLETSDGARLAKVNTDAVFDASAETVVLYPENGGNLHCFTALTPCAVLDVMGPPYNCADGRDCAYYDESPSSWGGDEQYSWLKGIPSTFEMKGIQMVRKFTV from the exons ATGCCGGTGCAGGTCGGAGGGGGGAAGGCGACGGAGCCCAGAGGGAAGGTGGAGCTGTCGCCCACCGCCGTCGCTGACAAGGGCCGCGCCTCGTCCAAGAGGAACCGCCGCCGGCAGAAGAAGGCGTCGTCCGCCGCGGCGCCTTCTTTCTCGCCCGCGCCGGTGGCCGCGATGCAGAGGCTGTTCGACACCAGCAGGGAAGTCTTCGCAGACTCCTCGCCGGGCTTCGTGCCGCCACCGGACGCCGTGGCGCGCCTCTCGGGCCTCCTCA ATGATTTAAAGCCGCATGATGTTGGGATAAACTCTAGTATGCCATATTTCAAGCACGTCAATTCTAAAGGGCCGCCTCAAGTTACTTACTTACATTTCTACGATTGCCCGAAGTTTTCG TTTGGTATCTTCTGTTTACCGAAATCAGCTGTCATTCCCCTCCACAACCATCCCGGGATGACAGTCTTTAGCAAGATACTATTTGGTTCCATGCACCTGAAGTCATATGACTGGGCGAGAAGTCCTCCGGATAGTAATAATAGTACACTTGAGACCTCAGATG GAGCTCGTTTAGCCAAGGTAAATACAGATGCTGTTTTCGATGCTTCAGCTGAGACCGTAGTTCTATACCCAGAAAATGGAGGGAACTTGCACTGTTTTACTGCGTTGACCCCTTGTGCTGTACTTGATGTGATGGGCCCCCCGTACAACTGTGCTGACGGAAGGGATTGCGCGTATTACGATGAGTCCCCGAGTTCATGGG GCGGAGATGAACAATATTCTTGGCTCAAAGGGATTCCTAGCACGTTCGAAATGAAAGGTATACAGATGGTGCGAAAGTTTACTGTCTAG
- the LOC133929532 gene encoding plant cysteine oxidase 2-like isoform X2 — protein sequence MQRLFDTSREVFADSSPGFVPPPDAVARLSGLLNDLKPHDVGINSSMPYFKHVNSKGPPQVTYLHFYDCPKFSFGIFCLPKSAVIPLHNHPGMTVFSKILFGSMHLKSYDWARSPPDSNNSTLETSDGARLAKVNTDAVFDASAETVVLYPENGGNLHCFTALTPCAVLDVMGPPYNCADGRDCAYYDESPSSWGGDEQYSWLKGIPSTFEMKGIQMVRKFTV from the exons ATGCAGAGGCTGTTCGACACCAGCAGGGAAGTCTTCGCAGACTCCTCGCCGGGCTTCGTGCCGCCACCGGACGCCGTGGCGCGCCTCTCGGGCCTCCTCA ATGATTTAAAGCCGCATGATGTTGGGATAAACTCTAGTATGCCATATTTCAAGCACGTCAATTCTAAAGGGCCGCCTCAAGTTACTTACTTACATTTCTACGATTGCCCGAAGTTTTCG TTTGGTATCTTCTGTTTACCGAAATCAGCTGTCATTCCCCTCCACAACCATCCCGGGATGACAGTCTTTAGCAAGATACTATTTGGTTCCATGCACCTGAAGTCATATGACTGGGCGAGAAGTCCTCCGGATAGTAATAATAGTACACTTGAGACCTCAGATG GAGCTCGTTTAGCCAAGGTAAATACAGATGCTGTTTTCGATGCTTCAGCTGAGACCGTAGTTCTATACCCAGAAAATGGAGGGAACTTGCACTGTTTTACTGCGTTGACCCCTTGTGCTGTACTTGATGTGATGGGCCCCCCGTACAACTGTGCTGACGGAAGGGATTGCGCGTATTACGATGAGTCCCCGAGTTCATGGG GCGGAGATGAACAATATTCTTGGCTCAAAGGGATTCCTAGCACGTTCGAAATGAAAGGTATACAGATGGTGCGAAAGTTTACTGTCTAG